In the Sarcophilus harrisii chromosome 1, mSarHar1.11, whole genome shotgun sequence genome, one interval contains:
- the LOC100915752 gene encoding UPF0764 protein C16orf89 homolog, with the protein MFCGLSGYSDFYKHRWLQSILTWQRPKEGCFGKPYDNSKQLLRDAEDQQQSLRRVKRREKRIADGCSSHNTAVAVAALGGFLYHSAEHSPTIIKPH; encoded by the exons ATGTTCTGTGGACTTTCTGGATACTCAGATTTCTACAAGCATAGATGGCTACAGTCTATTCTTACCTGGCAGCGACCTAAAGAGGGATGCTTTGGGAAACCTT ATGACAATAGTAAACAATTACTAAGAGATGCTGAAGACCAACAGCAATCACTGAGAAGAgttaagaggagagagaaaagaattgcAG ATGGATGTTCTTCCCATAATACAGCTGTGGCAGTTGCAGCCTTAGGtggctttctttatcactctGCAGAACATTCACCAACCATCATCAAGCCTCATTAA